In the Chaetodon trifascialis isolate fChaTrf1 chromosome 15, fChaTrf1.hap1, whole genome shotgun sequence genome, GAGCCTGTTGCTCGGATGTCTGGGCCTGTCAAAAGAGCATCTGCCGGCATTATCCTCTTCCCCCAACAACCGTCCCAGCGCAGCTGGCAGCTGCAATTACAACAGTGTAAAATGCAGTAATTTCTAATGACACGCTCACTCTCTTAACTTGGATAAAAGAGCTAGATTGATCCATAAACATCAGGAGAATAATTTAGAAATGATATTGTGATTATGGCTCATACGAAAGACACAGAGTGAGGTGCCCAAACATGAACAGTTACACAAGGGTTCATGTAGATATAGTATAGGTATtgttgtctttaacatttttggaaatcaaagtgctgctttgttATGTCTAACCAGGAATAATCTGATGGAGATTTTAGATTATCGATGTGCTTCCTCTGGCTTCCTCTGCTCCTGCGTGTTGTGTCTTGTAGATCTGCAGTTTGAGTGTAATTCTCAGTGTTTATCTTTCCTGTAATAACACAACCACCACGTGTGTTTTCTTACCTGTAGCAACTGTATCACCTCTCTCATCTGtttctccacctctgcagcctgcGCAGTCTCCCTCCCCAGCTTTTGGAGAGTCCCCTCATGACTCTTCAAAGTCTGGCTGATTTTTGCCATCTTTGCCTCTGTGGTCTCATAAACATAGTTAACAGATTCGCTCAGCTGTATGACACCAAACATGAGCACGTTGACTTCTTCGTGTGGCGCAGCCTTGTCCATCTTGCCGGTCTTCCTGGCTGGAGTTGCGTGGACTGCTCTTAAACCCCCAGCCAAACAAAGCAGACACAGGCCCCAGATCATCTTCATAATACCAGTCGCTTACAAACTCACTGTAGTCCAGTTGTCTGTTTCACTCAGTTGTTCAGAAGTTTGTGGTTTCCTTTCCAGAAAATCAGCCAGTTAAAGGGAAAGTTTGTTTGGCGTAAAATCTCTTGCCTGTGACAGCCGTGGAGAGGTTAGCATCATCAGAGCATCCAGTGTTTGATGAATTTGAAGGGCGATCAGTGCGCCTTATATTGGATGTGTACATGCAATACCGTGGTAAAACATTAGCTCAGCTGGTTCGATCGCAGGTCTTGTCCGTGGCCTTAGCCTCAGTGACCTCGCCCTGATGTTTAACCCCAAACATACTAATTTTGTCATGTAGGTCGCAAACACATGCGACACACATAACAATGCATGTAGGACTGATGTATCGCAATCTGTGCAGTAAATCTTATTTAATATTCTTTCAAAGATTTGTGATTTTGCGGTGTGTCATTGCctctttaaaacaaataaaatcagctgtttCAAACTATGAACAGATGTTACCTCTAATGTTTGTCTTGGATGGGGGTTAAGGTGACTTTCACCATGCAAATCCAACACCGTGTCACACTCTTCCCATGTGGACACACGAAAccctttatctttttcttttctgagaaTCAGGATATGTTTTTGTAGGCTGGTTGTAGGTGTGATATTGTTGAAAAATGTGACAAGTTGGAATCAGGGTGTGAAACTGCCATCCTATGATTAGTATAGTATGACTCTTATCGTCTATGTACAGTTAACCAACAAGCAATGTTTCTTTAACTCCTACATGGttttgcacttttatttttacttatttaatcTGTCCTTgtcatctttctgtctctctcattcacTGCCTTGCTTCATCTTGTCTTAGGAACTTGCTCTACGTTTACCCGCAAAGTCTGAACTTCAGCAGTCGTCAGGGCTCAGTGAGGAACATTGCTGTGAAGGTTCAGTTCATGGCGGGAGAGGACCCCAGTCAAGCTTTGCCGGTGAGTCACAGTCGAGGATAATCAAGTGACGTGATTGTGGTGCTCTCAGGGAAATGAAATTCAAGTCAACAGCTTGAGGCAGTGGAACACTATATGATGTCTTCTCAGGAGAATGAACTTCTTCAAAGAGGCATATTTTTGAGCACAGAGAAGGAAAGTTTAGTGACATTTGGTGTTATATATTGTTAGTTGTATAAGTCTGATTTGTTTATTGAATATCAAATAGGTGATGCAGTGTTTAAACTGAAATTTACCTTTGGCGTATCAAACACTCCCCACCTGTGTGCTTGGAAGGCTAAAATTTACAGTGTGCTCATTTACTGATAACACGACTGCAGTCAGACAGTATTGGCAAGTGAAGGCAGAATAATTTTTCCTGACACAGCATTAACTGCACTGCTTGGTTGTTGCAGTTCTTTTCACAGCTACCTCTCAAGTCTACAGGTCTGCAATACTCAACATGTATACATCTATTTATAATACCCCATGCAAACTGTTATTATATCAGTGTTTGCAAACTATCTTTAAAGGTGCAAAAGTATGTAGAATTATTAACAGAATATGAAGAAATAACAGAGATATCTCCTGAAGTTAGCATCCTGCCCAGCTAGCCCTGGCCTGTCCTGTCTCATAATACCACTTTGTGACTCAAAGTCTATTAATATAACCTCGGAGGCTTGTGTTTGGTTGCAGTCCGGCCGTGTTCACTGAGAGGCTGCTGAGTACAGCTCTGTTGTTCATAGTGTAAACACCAGCATCTTAGCCAGGAGGAGCTCTTTAATGTTTGAAAAAGGTTTTCAGCTCAAAccagatacaaacaaaatgagcaaaGCGTCATATATGGACCGGATAATATATTGATTTGATTGTGGTGAAGATGATTGTACCAAAATAGTTCTTCCTATTGCTCATTGGTCATGAAACTGCTATATTTACACCCTGCTATTTGACCAGGTCATCTTTGGAAAGTCGAGTTGTGCTGAGTTCATGAGTGATGCGTACACTGCTGTCATCTACCATAACAAGTAAGTCTCAATCACCTGTTAACCCTCACTGTCGACCTTCCACTGGAGCCTGTCCAACGCTTCCTGTTTCACAGTGTCTTccttaaatgttgtttttaactcttgcTCAGGTCTCCTGAGTTCTatgaggagatgaagatgaagattcCCGCCAATCTGACAGACAACCACCATCTGCTGTTCACCTTCTACCACATCAGCTGCCAGCCCAAACAGAACACTCCTCTGGAGAGCCCTGTGGGCTACACTGTGAGCTCACTCCTTCAGCTGGTCCACATTTAATACTCCCACCCAGAAGCTCTCGTGTTTGATAATTCTCTCTGTTGTCTTGCCATCGGTGAGAgcatgtctgtctttctgcctgcAGTGGATCCCTCTGATGCAGCATGGCCGACTGCGCACCGGCTCCTTTAGTTTGCCTGTCTCTGTGGAAAAGCCCCCACCTAGCTATTCTGTACTCACCCCCGACGTGAGTGTGTTTAAAGAGATTGTGTGAATATCAGTTTGCCTGCCATTACCTGCTCCTTTGTGACGTGACTGAGTGTTAAATGAGTTGCATGTCGCTCTGTTGAAGGTTCAGCTCCCAGGCATGAAGTGGGTGGATAATCACAAAGGAGTGTTCAGTGTTGAAGTGTCGGCGGCCTCCTCGGTTCACACTCAGGTACACAAATATGCTTTTAATACTAAACGCCCTATTGGATGTAGGTTAGTGTTACTGCAGAAGGTTCTGAAATTGTAATTAATTATTCCTAATAACATCCATATTTTTCATCTGTTGTTAATTTAAATggcctttgtttttctctgaaaataaaataaaaactaacTGGAACATATTACCGGCAGTTAGGATGCCAACAACTCAGATTTAGCTTTTTCCACCAAATAATTGCATATGTCCTCAAACTTGctttaaaattcattttggaTTCTCAGCAAAATCAAAAACTCTGATTGCAAAATTGCTGCCTAATTAAAATGCACCTGGTTCAAGTTctatttaatttttattctCTTGGCAACTCAAGGACCCCTACCTGGATAAGTTCTTCACTCTAGTGTATGTTCTGGAGGAGTACTCCTTCCCCTTCCGCCTGAAGGACGTCATCATCACTGAAGCAAACATGGAGGGCGAGCTGAAGGCCAGCATGGCCGCACTGAGAGGGGCCCTGCTGGATACCTGCGTCAGGTTCCTGCACCAACTGCTCAACAAGCTCATTCAGCTCATCGTGTTCCCACCAGTCATTTCAGGCCAAATTGGTAAGTGAGTGAAGGACAGCTGTTTTACATCAGTGCTACTTTTGGAGATTTGAAGTGCACTTCCAGGAACAAGTTGGAGTAGATAATGCAGTGGTCCTCTAACTTTTTCTGTCATGCTCCCCTTCAGAGGCTGAAAAAGTCACGCCTCCCACTCCACAACTTATCAATCATTAACAACGAGAGGGgatacaacaaaaacatggcagcagctgtttgagaaccactgagaTAATGTGATGATGATTGATAATTACTGTTCTTCGTCATTTGGGCaacaaaacagtttcatttaCAGGCATGCTACTGTACAGCCACATTCTTATTATTTGCACCTTCAGTGACACATAAGACAGGACATCAGATATGCTACCTGTTAAGATAGACGCATAGAATTGCGTTAATGTCCATATTAAGGACAAGTATTTGTGAAGCAATAAAATTATTTTCCAGCCATAGTTGTAAGTTCTATCTCTTGCTGCTCTTACTCTTAATTAATCTACAGTAAACCTCGGCCGGACCGCCTTCGAAGCCATGGCTTTATTGGTCAACCAGATCCACAAGAACCTGGAGGGAAACCAGGACCAACATGGCCGCAACAACCTGCTGTCCTCCTACATTCACTACTGCTTCCGACTGCCAACTGCCGAACCTGCAGTGCCCCCGACAGGTGAGTCATCAGTCTGTATCTGAGAAGCAGAGCCTTTCACTGGGCCGCTTACGGTCATTTGATCGGGCACGCGGCCGCTGACTTGCCAACATCTCCCATGTGACGTCTCCATGAGTAGCTGGCTCGCAGTCGTACGAGATGCCCATGCAGTTCGCCACCTTATCGAGAGCAACGACCCGCCCAACCAGCCTGCATCTGTCCCGCTCCAAAAGCATCAGCAACTCCAACCCGGACCTGGCCAGCACGCCGGTCTCTCCGGACGAAGAGGTGCAGAGGATCATAGGGAGCAAGGTGAGTTGTGCCTGTCTTTTGAAATTTGTTACTGTTGGTAGAGCTATACATCTGGGTATGTGTAGAAGTTTTTGAAAGTCATGAAAGTAGTTTAATActtaatattcagtttttaaaattaTGCATTTTCTTGGTCTTCTTCCTGTCAGGTTTTGTTAGAAATCTGCATCATGTATTGGCTCTAACTTTGTTCTCACAGGAAtttcttgtttcattttcacatttattccATTTGCTAATTGtctcatattttattttgtcaagcATTGTTAAATAATGAATCCTTATTTTGTTATGCTCCATTTCTAGTCCCCAGCAGATAAAAAACTGTCACATTCCGACTTTCTGTTCATCTAATATCTGGCGCTTATTTTGTTGTGATGATAGTGTCTCAACTACGCACAGCAGATTCGATAAGCTCAACTCTGTGCCAGCAGATAATGATGTTGCTTTTGACAACAATGCAATTATGCTTTCTGCCTGTGTCCCTTGTGTTTCATACGGTACCTCCAGCCCTTCCTTTGTCCCCCCCCTTATGCTTTCTTTGCTGAGTCACGCTTCACTTTTCCACACTCCTCGTCCTTCACGTTCGTTTCTTCCCAGAGTTATCCTTCTAATAATCTCTTGTGCGGTGATTACCTTCCCTTTACTCACTGTGCCCTTGCCTCTTgccacactgtgtgtttgtgttttgtgtgtctctggTGGCTTATGGCAGGGCATTGACCGCTCCCACTCCTGGGTAAACTCTGCTTATGCCCCTGGGGGCTCCAGATCTGTGCTACGCCGGAACCCCAACTCCAGCTGTGAGCTCAAGCAGGTGCCaaatccctcctcctcctcctcctcctcctcctcctcctcctcctcctcctcctcctcctcactagCCCTTCCTCACCACCTCCATCCTGAACCATCTCTGACCAACTCTTGTGGGTCATTCGCTCCCTCATCTCTCAGGGATTATATCCATATCTGCTTCTCTCGCACTCTCAATCTGCCATGTCCCACCTGTCACACCTTTTCATCCACAACTACACCTTGTCCGTCTTTCACAATTCATCCTGTCACCGTTGCGTAACAGACGTATCCTGTCATATCTGTTGCGAGTCAAAatctctgcctgctgctcgTCAGATATCTTAACCGGTCTTGCACTCATCATAGAAAGTTGTCTGGCCACCCATCCATTTCCATGCACCCATTTTCACATCACCTTATCctcatctctgtgtgttcacCTCACCGTCACTCCACGTCAGGCAACCGACCGCAGCTGCAATCGCATGTCTGCCTTCCTGGACAGCGTGGCCTTGTTTTCAGTTCCCACAAGGCAGATTACCAAGAAGGTAAAACTGACACCTACTGTAACAAAATGCAAAAGGGCCATTCTTTAGATCAAACTAACACATTTTGATGTCTTAACATTCATCGCCTTCCAGCATCATTAACATTCATCACCGTTCATGACATTTTAACGTTTTTTTCTGTGAGTTGGTGTGAAAATTTGCTGACGCACTGACATTTAATAGTGTCTGGGTTTGTCTGAAGATTTCATGAGGTACTAATTAATCTATTAAATTATTGTTTAATGTCACTATTGAACCTAAATCAtcacttttatttaattaaaatcatttaaattttttttgttttacctgAATTATGGACTAAATAAGTAACAATTGCACACttgcaaacaaacactttattCCTAAAAGCTCATCTAGTTTCCAAAATGGTTTCCTCACGTGAGCTAAaatttgctctgtgttggtTGTCATGTAGCTGCTCCATGAGGAGCTGGCATTGCAGTGGGTGGTCAGCACCAGCACAGTGAGGGAGGCCGCGCTGCAGCAGGCCTGGTTTTTCTTCCAGCTCATGGTGAGTATGCCTTTGTGCGTTTATACTGATTCTATTAATTATCAAGCACATGTTCAACATTTTCATCAAATGactactttttttcttttttgcctcctctcctctagACAAAGAGCATGGCACATCACTTGTTCCTCACCTCGAAATTGGACACTCCTCGACGCCAGCGTTTCCCAGACCGCTTTGTGGACGACATCGCTGCGCTTGTCTGTGCCATCAGTGCAGACGTTGCCGGTCGATACCACAAGGTACACAGACCATAAAGCCATACTACGCTGCAGATTATATCAACATTGCGTGTTTATATAATTGGTTAATGTTTAATGGCCTTGGTGCCGTCAAAGATTATTGGCTAACATTTTTTGTCATAGTTTTGTTAATGAAGTGAACACCACTGCTACGTAATGATACATACTCCCTTTGTTTGCTCATtgccttcccctctctctcctcatgaatgtcgccctctctctctcaggatgTGGAGCTTGTGGAGAGGTTAAATAGCAGTCTGGCCTTCTTCCTGAATGACCTGCTGTCTCTCATGGACCGGGGCTTTGTGTTCAACCTCATCCGCTCTTATTACAAACAGGTCTCTAttgctcccctcccctcctcacgCTTTAAGTCCCACTGCTCCCACGCacattttaaaactgctttttctctctcaaaccATCTTGCGTGTTAAACAGATTGCCAACAAGCTTCACACGGCGCAGAACCCCAGCTCTCTGAACGCCTTGAGGATGGACTTCACTCGTATTGTCTGCAGCCACGAGCACTACGTCACCCTCAACCTGCCGTGCTCCACTCTCAGCCCTCCATCATCgccctctccctccacctcctccaccacctcacAGGTACTGGAGCAGGCTGGGAAATACAGTATAACTGAGTTTAAGTGCTCAAATATTAGTTTCATAATCTAATCCCTCTTTGTTGTATCCACAGAGTTCAGCGTTTTCCAGTATGGTTCAAGACCAGGGTGTGGCCACCATGTTTGAACTCTCCGTCCCTTTTCGCCagcagcacttcctgtctggcctGCTGCTTACTGAGCTCTCTCTCATCCTTGATCCTGATGGAGAAGGGTAGGCTCCAAAAGTTGGAATACAAGAATCAAGATCAACAGActaagaaacacaacaaatgtaCTGATACATGTGTTTTACCCGCAGAGTTTTCTTCCTGCATAAAAAGGCCATTAGTGCTGTTCACTCCCTGCTGTGCAGCCATGATGCAGACCCCCGCTACACTGACCCTCAAGTCAGAGCCCACATCGCTCAGCTCTACCTGCCCCTCATCCCCATCGTCCTGGAGACATTGCATCAGCTCCACGACTTCTCTGGTCAGCATACGCAGCCCGCTCATATTGTCAAAGCTGTCCCTCTCAAACACATGTATTTCGTTCTCAGAATGGTTTTATCTCCAGTAGCATTGCACTTGAGAgtgattttcttatttcttcGTAGACTCCTCGCCCGCTCGGGTCCGCCATGCCTCAGCCCACGCCGACGACTCTGACCCAGACGGCGGCAACACTATCAGTCagtctgttgccatggcaattgCCGGCTCCCCTTTGCCGCATGCCAAAGCCAACCCTTTTGCACTGCCGACAGTGGTGAGTGATAGCAGCAGGGGTCAGGCTGTTCCCCCGGGCCCTACAGACTGACAGGTCACAGATCTGCCTCTGTGTGGGaggctgctgcttcagtttgacAGACGAGCACGCTGCCCTTTCCGTAACTCTACacacatttccatgtttttttctaAGTACAACTGCTCCTCTCAGCCTGTAGGTGGCTCTCTGTCATTTCCCTTTTTAACTCACTGTAAACAGCCATTTTGTACTGAAGCAGATTAGAAGACTGCCACTGAGTCTCTGTGCTTGTCTTCACCAGGCCGGGCGCCAGTCCAGCTCTCTGTCTGCCGAGTGCAGCAGGACTCTGCTGGTGTGTTTCCTGTGGGTGCTGAAGAATGCCGATGCAGCCCTCCTGGAGCGCTGGGTGTCTGATTTGTCTGTACTGCAAATCAACCGCCTGCTGGatctgctgcatctctgtgtctcttgcttTGAATACAAGGTACAATAAGCAGGTGCTGTCACTACTATGACAGCCATTCATCAGTCATAAACCCATTAGGAGCTTAATTTGGACATGCCAGGGCTGCAGggcatcatttcatttatgtCATTAGTTGTATGTATCAAACATAGATGTTATGGACGAGATACCTTTACTTTGTACACTCTTAAATCAATATTTTAGCTCCCTCTCACTTCTTTTCTTAGGGGAAGAAGGCTCTGGAGAGGATCAACAGCCTAACGTTCAAAAAGTCTCAGGACATGAAGGCCCGGCTAGAGGAGGCCATACTTGGCACCATTGGGGCTCGTCAGGAGATGGTTCGCCGCCACAGAGGTAAGTGGCCTGAGAGCACAGTAGCGCGTGTGTGCATCAGTAGCTGTTCTTGTTTGAGGTCTTAATAAGTTTTTGTTTATGGAAACTGTAATTTGTTTACTCTTCCAGAAAGGAGTCCCTACGGCAGCCAGGAGAACGTGAGGTGGAGGAAGAACGTCACTCACTGGAGACAAAATGCAGACCGAGTCGACAAGTATGTTCTTTACATCAAGTGCATGAATGCAAGCTAAAGGCAGTCTCACCAGATGTGTGCACATAGTACAGAAAAGTGATTTCTGTGTTCAAATTCACAACATGAACGTGGTATAAAATACTGTCTTGTCATCTTTATTGTGGTTAAATGTGATGCTGATGCTTGTGAAATAACACCTCTTACAGGTCTAAAGCTGAGATGGAGCAGGAGTCTGTGGTGGATGGAAACTTGGCCACTGAGGCCTCTCTAATTGTACTGGACACACTTGAGATTATAGTCAAGGTAAAGCTGTGCAGGAAAAACAGCATAGCAGATGTGATGCCTCACAcagtatttgtgcattttatgtAGAATTACTTCCTGTATTTTCTCATGTCagactgtggtggcatcagagCTAAAGGAAAGCGTTCTGGGTGGAGTGCTGAGAGTGCTCCTCCACAGCATGGCAGGCAACCAGAGCGCCCTCTTCCTGCAGCACTGCTTCACTACACAGAGGGCTCTGGTCTTCAAGGTACTTGCGTGAAATGTCTCTATTCTAGTTACAGTAATAAATATAGTAATGTGACATTAATTCAGCTTGGTATATTATCACAGTAACTCAATGCATGTACCttctctgtttatttgtgtcaCTGTTTCACACATTGACCCACTGAttcattttaatactttttaggggaaacaaacaacaaaatagcTGAATATGTATATTTACTCATTCTCTATTctgcatcagttttttttttagaattgtACAAAGAACTTGAACTTTACAGAAATAAATAGTGAATCACTCTTAATACCTCTGTGTTCAGGAGTAAAGAAAGTGAGcaagcatgtttgtgtgtgtgtagttccCAGAGATGCTGTTTGAAGAGGACACAGAGCTTTGTGCAGACCTGTGCCTGCGCCTCCTGCGTCACTGCAGCAGTAGTGTCAGTTCTGTCAGAAGTCACGCCTCCGCCTCTCTTTACCTGCTCATGAGGCAGAACTTTGAGATTGGAAATGTAAGTCTACACACTGTCTTTGTGTAGTAGATCATTagtatttttatgtgtttgttctgACCAGGCACAAAATGGATCTACGTAACATGTGCAGGATGTTTTAGGAATCGATATTAACGTGTCCTGACTTTCCCCTCGGACCAGAACTTTGCACGAGTAAAGATGCAGGTCACCATGTCCCTGTCATCACTGGTGGGAACATCACAAAACTTCAACGAGGAGCATCTTCGTCGCTCACTCAAGACCATCCTGACGTACGCTGAAGAGGACCTGGAGCTGCGCGACACGCCCTTCCCAGAGCAGGCATGTAACGCTGTCTGTGCAGAGTCCCATCTGGAGCTGTTGGAATAGCTAAAACTGAGGTGCTTTACTTTTGAAACTTCAGGTCCAGGATCTGGTGTTCAACCTGCACATGATTCTTACTGACACTGTCAAGATGAAAGAGCACCAGCAGGACCCAGAGATGCTCATTGACCTCATGTATAGGTACTGTGATGCACATAAATAAGTGTCACAACTAAATTCTCTgatatttttagttttattcattttcttattttttcccctcaggatTGCAAAGGGCTACCAGAACTCCCCTGATCTGCGCCTGACGTGGCTTCAGAACATGGCAGGAAAACACTGTGAGCGCGGGAACCATGCTGAAGCTGCCCACTGTCTGGTCCACAGCGCGGCGCTGGTGGCAGAATACCTCAACATGCTGGAAGATTGCCGCTACCTGCCAATTGGTTGTGTCACGTTCCAGGTCAGTGCGTGCTGTTTAATTTGGTGACTCACTCTGTTTACAAACAATACATATGCGCAACAGAATGAGGTAGGAGGTTGTGCCGAAACCAGAGCACCAAGACTAAAGCCCACGGTTGTCGAAAGAGCAAATATTAGGATTTTTTATGTTTGCTCTGACTCGTCTGTTCTTCCCTCAGAATATTTCATCCAACGTACTGGAGGAGTCAGCTGTATCCGATGACGTCCTGTctccggaggaggaggggatttGTGCTGGGAAGTACTTCAGCGAGTCTGGCCTGGTGGGCCTCCTGGAGCAAGCAGCTGCCTCCTTTAATATGGTACGACTCACATTCTCCAACCACATGGTTACAGACTGCATGTTAGCAGAGCGCAAGGTTACGGCATTACCACGGCTGAA is a window encoding:
- the dock6 gene encoding dedicator of cytokinesis protein 7 isoform X2, producing the protein MASTASERRAFAHKINRTVAAEVRKQVSRDYGSPQLTKKRGGAHHPLPLTEVVEPVDFEEYVSNHAPGVEPGPLRQLVEFPQDDLELLHQDKECITLEPPLPEEEDSLDPRVRDALAVYTDDWLVIQRKYQRYSTTFTPHNSERQRERQRGLVKQTFELDEAAAAERQDDQDDAKRRSVSLDETPRGSWASSIFDLKNSSPDALLPSVLERTAAEDMDRRNTEARLQGRHSDLLGLYPPPDEDEAVERCSAIEVPKEHCGQRIMVKCLSLKFEIEIEPIFGTLALYDIKEKKKISENFYFDLNSDQMKGLLKSHTPHTAISTMARSAIFSITYPSADIFLVIKLEKVLQQGDIGECCEPYMVMKESDSSKHKEKLEKLRLQAEQSCSRLGRFRMPFAWTAIHLLNIVSSVGGLDRSDPDSDSERKGHGTWNERKKKGFERMSIGDDMCNFATFRPATLTVTNFFKQEGDRLSDEDLYKYLADMRRPSSVLRRLRPVTAQLKIDISPAPDSPHYCLSPELLHVKPYPDPRVRPTKEVLEFPARYVYTPHTTYRNLLYVYPQSLNFSSRQGSVRNIAVKVQFMAGEDPSQALPVIFGKSSCAEFMSDAYTAVIYHNKSPEFYEEMKMKIPANLTDNHHLLFTFYHISCQPKQNTPLESPVGYTWIPLMQHGRLRTGSFSLPVSVEKPPPSYSVLTPDVQLPGMKWVDNHKGVFSVEVSAASSVHTQDPYLDKFFTLVYVLEEYSFPFRLKDVIITEANMEGELKASMAALRGALLDTCVRFLHQLLNKLIQLIVFPPVISGQIVNLGRTAFEAMALLVNQIHKNLEGNQDQHGRNNLLSSYIHYCFRLPTAEPAVPPTAGSQSYEMPMQFATLSRATTRPTSLHLSRSKSISNSNPDLASTPVSPDEEVQRIIGSKATDRSCNRMSAFLDSVALFSVPTRQITKKLLHEELALQWVVSTSTVREAALQQAWFFFQLMTKSMAHHLFLTSKLDTPRRQRFPDRFVDDIAALVCAISADVAGRYHKDVELVERLNSSLAFFLNDLLSLMDRGFVFNLIRSYYKQIANKLHTAQNPSSLNALRMDFTRIVCSHEHYVTLNLPCSTLSPPSSPSPSTSSTTSQSSAFSSMVQDQGVATMFELSVPFRQQHFLSGLLLTELSLILDPDGEGVFFLHKKAISAVHSLLCSHDADPRYTDPQVRAHIAQLYLPLIPIVLETLHQLHDFSDSSPARVRHASAHADDSDPDGGNTISQSVAMAIAGSPLPHAKANPFALPTVAGRQSSSLSAECSRTLLVCFLWVLKNADAALLERWVSDLSVLQINRLLDLLHLCVSCFEYKGKKALERINSLTFKKSQDMKARLEEAILGTIGARQEMVRRHRERSPYGSQENVRWRKNVTHWRQNADRVDKSKAEMEQESVVDGNLATEASLIVLDTLEIIVKTVVASELKESVLGGVLRVLLHSMAGNQSALFLQHCFTTQRALVFKFPEMLFEEDTELCADLCLRLLRHCSSSVSSVRSHASASLYLLMRQNFEIGNNFARVKMQVTMSLSSLVGTSQNFNEEHLRRSLKTILTYAEEDLELRDTPFPEQVQDLVFNLHMILTDTVKMKEHQQDPEMLIDLMYRIAKGYQNSPDLRLTWLQNMAGKHCERGNHAEAAHCLVHSAALVAEYLNMLEDCRYLPIGCVTFQNISSNVLEESAVSDDVLSPEEEGICAGKYFSESGLVGLLEQAAASFNMAAMYEAINEVYKILLPIHEANRDFKKLATVHGKLQDAFNKVYNQSSGWERLFGTYFRVGFYGCRFGDLDEQEFVYKEPSITKLAEISHRLEEFYSERFGDDVVEIIKDSNPVDKNKLDPNKAYLQITYVEPFFDTYELKERITYFDKNYNLRTFMYCTPFTLDGRAHGDLNEQYKRKTILTTSHAFPYIKTRINVIHKEEIILVPMEVAIEDMQKKTQELAFATNQDPADSKMLQMVLQGCVGTTVNQGPLEVAQVFLSDIPDDPKLFRHHNKLRLCFKDFTKRCEDALRKNKALIGPDQKEYHRELERNYNKLKEALGPLINRKIPQLYRTLPAQTTQTQRNSFSRSSLRRVDC